A region from the Cannabis sativa cultivar Pink pepper isolate KNU-18-1 chromosome 9, ASM2916894v1, whole genome shotgun sequence genome encodes:
- the LOC115724129 gene encoding inosine triphosphate pyrophosphatase, with protein sequence MAVAGSGLGGGLLLSRPVTFVTGNAKKLEEVRAILGNSIPFQSFKLDLPELQGEPEDISKEKARLAALQVNGPVLVEDTCLCFNALKGLPGPYIKWFLEKIGHAGLNNMLMAYEDKSAYALCVFSLALGPKAEPITFLGKTPGKIVPPRGPTDFGWDPIFQPDGYEQTYAEMPKEEKNKISHRFRALAQVKSHFAEAGYTFQTDTTTI encoded by the exons ATGGCGGTGGCCGGCAGCGGATTGGGTGGTGGTTTGTTACTCTCACGGCCGGTGACCTTTGTCACCGGAAACGCCAAGAAGCTCGAAGAAGTTCGCGCCATTTTGGGCAACTCCATTCCCTTTCAGTCCTTCAAGCTCGATC TACCCGAATTGCAAGGCGAGCCTGAAGATATCTCCAAAGAAAAAGCTCGTTTGGCTGCCCTTCAG GTGAATGGGCCAGTGCTGGTTGAAGATACTTGTCTCTGCTTCAATGCTCTTAAGGGTCTTCCTG GGCCTTACAT CAAATGGTTCTTGGAGAAGATTGGTCATGCAG GTCTCAACAATATGCTGATGGCATACGAGGATAAATCAGCTTATGCGTTGTGTGTTTTTTCTCTTGCTCTTGGACCAAAAGCTGAACCTATTACATTTCTGGGTAAAACTCCG GGTAAGATTGTTCCACCGAGGGGACCTACTGATTTCGGATGGGATCCTATTTTCCAGCCTGACGGATATGAGCAAAC TTATGCTGAAATGCCAAAGGAGGAAAAGAACAAAATATCACACCGTTTCAGGGCACTTGCACAAGTGAAGTCTCATTTTGCTGAAGCTGGATACACATTTCAGACCGACACCACTACTATCTGA